A genomic window from Lycium barbarum isolate Lr01 chromosome 4, ASM1917538v2, whole genome shotgun sequence includes:
- the LOC132637526 gene encoding uncharacterized protein LOC132637526 — MDDLYERTIQVRQDMLRSCVIDFGGHWDRFLSLAEFAYNSYHCSIDMTPFEALHGKRCRSPIGWFDAFEVRPWGTDLLRESSDKVKMIQENSWLLRVGRKRDVSYELSLPPRLSTVHPVFHVFMLKRYHGDGLFIIRWDSILLDKNMSYEKEPIVILDREVRKLRSKEIASVEVQWKNRPVDKATWEIESDIWKNYPQRFTELGTFSLISLPYPFGDERVFNWYLM, encoded by the exons ATGGATGACTTGtatgagcggactattcaggtccgACAGGATATGCTCCGATCTTGTGTTATTGACTTCGGTGGCCATTGGGATCGGTTCTTATCACTggctgagtttgcatataatagttACCACTGTAGTATTGACATGACACCGTTTGAGGCTCTCCATGGGaagaggtgtaggtctcctatcgggtggtttgatgcttttgaggtaagGCCATGGGGTACAGATCTTTTAAGGGAGTCATCGGATAAAGTCAAGATGATTCAAGAAAACTCTTGGCTACTCAGAGTAGGAAGAAAGA GGGATGTATCCTATGAGCTGTCTTTGCCCCCACGTTTGTCAACTGTCCATCCAGTGTTCCACGTCTTCatgttgaagagatatcatggAGATGGTTTgtttatcattcgttgggattctatcTTGTTGGATAAAAATATGTCCTATGAGAAAGAGCCTATTGttattttagatagagaggttcgcaagttgaggtcgaaagaaaTAGCGTCAGTGGAGGTTCAGTGGAAGAACCGTCCAGTTGATAAAGCTACTTGGGAGATAGAATCCGATATATGGAAGAATTATCCCCAACGTTTCACTGAATTAGGTACCTTTTCCCTTATTTCTCTTCCTTATCCATTCGGGGATGAACGagtgtttaattggtatctgatgtaa